The Arenicella xantha genome window below encodes:
- a CDS encoding alanine/glycine:cation symporter family protein: protein MIYNFVSQVNSVLWGSVLVYLLIAVGIWFSVRLGLLQLRHFGHMFALLKGSRHSDERGISSFQALCTSLSARVGTGNLAGVAIAISLGGPGAIFWMWVIAFLGMATAYAESLLAQVYKVHDSNGEFRGGPAYYIQLGLNQRWLAVLFSLSLLFGYGFVFSAVQANTIADALNNTYQFPVMSTAAVVTVLAALIVIGGLRSIGRFAEIVVPFMGLAFVLTALTITFMNISLVPDLLLNIVTSAFGWQEAGAGTFAAALKNGIQRGLYSNEAGAGSVPQAAASAAPNPNHPASQGYLQMLGVFFDTMVVCTCTALVILLAQGGEAGDMEGIRLTQRAMVEHIGPFGSHFVALAICLFGFTSIVGNYAYAESNLHFFKLDHRWGRHTFTLIFLSMMFIGCRFDLVQVWATADMAFGLMAVINVVALLFLTRTIIAVTNDYQRQRGSANAISFRVADCKVQGKTEDSIW, encoded by the coding sequence ATGATTTATAATTTTGTATCGCAGGTAAATAGCGTCTTGTGGGGCAGCGTCCTCGTATATTTATTGATCGCGGTAGGCATTTGGTTTTCGGTTAGGTTGGGCTTATTGCAGTTGCGTCACTTTGGTCACATGTTTGCATTGCTCAAAGGCAGTCGACACTCTGATGAGCGCGGTATCAGCTCGTTCCAGGCCTTGTGTACGAGTTTGTCAGCGCGCGTCGGAACCGGCAACCTCGCGGGCGTTGCCATTGCTATTTCATTGGGCGGCCCTGGCGCCATATTTTGGATGTGGGTTATTGCATTTCTTGGTATGGCGACGGCTTATGCTGAGAGCTTGTTAGCCCAAGTTTATAAAGTGCACGATAGCAATGGAGAATTCCGTGGTGGGCCAGCTTATTACATTCAGCTGGGGCTTAATCAGCGCTGGTTAGCGGTTTTGTTCTCGCTGTCGTTATTGTTCGGCTATGGCTTTGTTTTTTCTGCGGTGCAGGCTAATACCATCGCTGATGCGCTTAACAATACTTACCAGTTTCCGGTGATGTCGACTGCGGCGGTGGTGACCGTGTTAGCGGCGCTTATCGTCATCGGTGGACTCCGCTCGATTGGGCGCTTTGCCGAAATCGTAGTGCCGTTTATGGGCTTGGCGTTTGTACTTACTGCATTGACCATCACTTTCATGAATATTAGTCTGGTGCCAGACCTGCTGCTTAATATAGTGACGTCAGCATTTGGTTGGCAGGAAGCTGGCGCGGGAACGTTTGCCGCGGCGCTCAAAAATGGCATCCAGCGGGGCCTTTATTCTAACGAAGCTGGGGCCGGCAGTGTGCCGCAGGCGGCGGCGAGTGCCGCGCCGAACCCGAATCATCCGGCGTCGCAAGGCTATCTGCAAATGCTTGGCGTATTTTTCGACACGATGGTGGTCTGCACTTGTACTGCCTTAGTGATATTACTGGCGCAAGGCGGCGAGGCTGGTGATATGGAAGGAATTCGTTTGACCCAGCGCGCGATGGTGGAACACATCGGCCCGTTTGGCAGTCATTTTGTGGCGTTGGCAATTTGCCTGTTTGGCTTTACGTCGATCGTTGGTAATTACGCTTATGCTGAAAGCAATTTACACTTTTTCAAGCTCGATCATCGTTGGGGGCGGCATACGTTTACATTGATATTTTTGAGTATGATGTTTATTGGTTGTCGGTTTGATTTGGTGCAAGTGTGGGCCACCGCTGACATGGCGTTTGGCTTGATGGCTGTGATCAACGTGGTGGCTTTGCTATTTTTGACACGCACGATTATCGCGGTGACAAATGACTATCAACGTCAACGAGGCTCTGCAAATGCAATCAGCTTTCGCGTAGCCGACTGCAAGGTACAAGGTAAAACTGAAGATTCAATCTGGTGA
- a CDS encoding aspartate/glutamate racemase family protein — translation MRTIGLLGGMSWESTVTYYREINRGVKQRLGGLHSAKLAMVSVDFAEIERMQHAGDWAGTAELLSAAAISVERAGAEALLICTNTMHKIAEEVQSAVSIPLLHIADATALALQSAGISKIGLLGTAFTMEQSFYRGRLEHHAIEVLTPNSTQRAEVHRVIYDELCNGVISSTSRQAYLQIIDALVEQGADAIVLGCTEIGLLVTDEFTSVPLFDTAAIHAQAAVDFMLDPVSDSRGES, via the coding sequence ATGAGGACAATTGGTTTGTTAGGCGGCATGAGTTGGGAGAGTACCGTTACTTACTATCGTGAAATCAATCGCGGTGTAAAACAACGACTCGGTGGATTGCATTCAGCCAAGCTGGCTATGGTAAGTGTTGATTTCGCTGAGATTGAACGTATGCAACATGCTGGTGATTGGGCGGGTACGGCTGAGCTACTAAGCGCAGCGGCTATCTCGGTAGAGCGAGCCGGTGCCGAAGCCTTATTGATTTGTACTAACACCATGCACAAAATAGCTGAAGAAGTTCAGTCAGCTGTGTCGATTCCGCTGTTACATATTGCGGATGCTACTGCCTTAGCTCTACAGTCTGCGGGTATTTCCAAGATCGGTCTGTTAGGTACAGCGTTCACCATGGAGCAGTCGTTTTATCGCGGTCGCTTGGAGCATCATGCGATTGAGGTACTAACCCCTAACAGTACGCAAAGAGCAGAGGTGCATCGGGTGATTTATGACGAACTTTGTAACGGAGTCATATCGTCAACATCACGCCAGGCTTATCTACAGATTATTGATGCGCTGGTTGAGCAAGGTGCCGATGCAATTGTTTTAGGTTGCACCGAAATTGGTTTGCTGGTGACTGATGAGTTCACCTCGGTGCCACTGTTTGATACAGCTGCGATTCATGCGCAAGCGGCGGTGGACTTTATGTTAGACCCCGTGTCGGACTCGCGTGGTGAATCGTAA
- a CDS encoding RNA polymerase sigma factor, whose amino-acid sequence MHGRNSSIQYQRFQQVVAEDVLRDAKRGDSRAHGQLYKTYSRAIFTLALGICGSTECAEDVLHNTFIQLINKLPSYEGRAPLGMWLRQIAVNESLMYLRKHKKHNVVVSSDEFSFFEQVQDTDDDQHFPSSSDDFAQRLGDQTDMTTLLNKLPEDMRMILWLKEVEGYTHNEIAGLVDKTPSYSKSVVARALQFLRERIPQSELLPTVGEH is encoded by the coding sequence ATGCACGGCAGAAACTCTTCTATACAGTATCAACGCTTTCAGCAGGTGGTGGCTGAGGACGTATTGCGAGACGCGAAGCGTGGGGATTCCCGTGCACACGGTCAGCTGTATAAAACGTATTCTCGGGCCATATTTACCCTAGCGTTGGGAATTTGTGGATCAACCGAATGTGCAGAAGACGTGCTGCACAATACGTTTATACAGCTGATTAATAAACTGCCGTCTTACGAAGGACGAGCGCCGCTCGGCATGTGGCTTCGACAGATTGCTGTCAATGAGAGCTTGATGTATTTACGCAAGCACAAAAAACACAATGTGGTGGTATCCAGTGATGAATTTAGCTTCTTTGAGCAGGTTCAAGACACTGACGATGATCAGCACTTTCCCTCTTCGTCAGACGACTTTGCTCAACGACTGGGCGATCAAACCGACATGACGACACTGTTGAATAAATTGCCCGAAGACATGCGTATGATCTTATGGCTTAAAGAAGTTGAGGGGTATACGCATAATGAGATAGCTGGGCTGGTCGATAAGACGCCGAGTTATTCCAAGTCTGTGGTTGCGCGTGCACTACAATTTTTGCGCGAGCGGATTCCACAATCTGAACTGCTACCAACAGTAGGTGAACACTAA
- a CDS encoding winged helix-turn-helix domain-containing protein — protein sequence MISLSPKEARKLALLGQGLLRSREFGSGHQAVRRAIQQLSYVQIDTISVVARAHHHTCWNRIDSYRPDQLDHLMRQGHVFEYWSHAAAYLPIEDYRYSLRQKKSFADGERHWHGKDQAMSSAVLQRIAQEGPLKASDFKHQKLGSGSGWWEWKPAKIALEQLFMEGKLMVVERRGFQKVYDLTERVLPAGIDTSMPSEDEQLMYLVDRYLSCNGLGTPAEIAYLRKGTKTKVVELCERLAEQKQLEKLSVNGQAYFARGAELELLAKPLSQTKVKILSPFDNLVIQRRRLQELFDFNYQIECYVPANKRVHGYFVLPLLWGQQMAGRMDAKVDRKTGVLTINALYIESDIKTKRIAAFLDALIPSLKMFRDFNQARQIEVLLVSSANGEMTASDRRQLVFRLNSV from the coding sequence TTGATTTCGTTGAGCCCAAAGGAAGCTAGAAAGCTCGCACTATTAGGTCAAGGCTTGTTGCGCTCCCGCGAGTTTGGCTCTGGGCATCAGGCGGTCCGGCGTGCTATTCAACAACTCAGTTATGTGCAAATTGATACGATCTCGGTGGTTGCTCGGGCTCATCATCATACTTGTTGGAATCGTATAGACTCTTATCGGCCAGATCAGCTCGATCACCTAATGCGGCAAGGCCACGTTTTTGAATATTGGTCGCACGCGGCGGCTTACTTGCCGATTGAAGATTATCGCTATTCTTTACGTCAAAAAAAGAGTTTTGCGGATGGCGAGCGCCACTGGCACGGAAAAGATCAGGCGATGTCGAGCGCGGTATTACAACGAATTGCGCAAGAAGGCCCACTTAAAGCCAGCGACTTTAAGCATCAGAAGCTTGGCTCAGGTAGCGGTTGGTGGGAATGGAAGCCGGCCAAAATAGCCTTGGAACAATTGTTTATGGAAGGCAAGTTAATGGTTGTTGAGCGGCGTGGCTTCCAAAAAGTTTACGATTTAACTGAGCGTGTTTTGCCCGCCGGTATTGATACGTCGATGCCATCTGAAGATGAGCAGTTGATGTATCTGGTGGACCGTTATTTGTCATGTAATGGTTTAGGGACTCCAGCCGAGATAGCGTATTTACGCAAAGGCACTAAAACTAAAGTCGTCGAGTTGTGCGAGCGCTTGGCGGAACAAAAGCAACTTGAAAAGCTTTCGGTTAATGGTCAAGCGTACTTCGCGCGCGGTGCCGAGCTCGAGTTGCTGGCCAAACCTTTGAGCCAGACTAAAGTTAAAATTCTATCGCCCTTCGACAATCTAGTAATTCAACGTCGCCGTTTGCAGGAGCTGTTCGACTTTAATTACCAAATCGAGTGCTATGTGCCTGCCAATAAACGAGTGCATGGTTATTTTGTATTGCCGTTGTTATGGGGGCAGCAGATGGCCGGCCGAATGGATGCCAAGGTGGATCGCAAAACTGGCGTGCTCACCATTAACGCGTTGTACATTGAGTCTGACATTAAAACTAAGCGAATTGCGGCCTTCTTGGACGCACTAATTCCGAGCCTTAAGATGTTTCGCGATTTTAATCAGGCCAGGCAAATCGAGGTGTTGTTGGTATCATCAGCGAACGGAGAAATGACTGCCAGTGATCGAAGACAATTGGTATTTAGGCTTAATTCCGTGTAA
- a CDS encoding RDD family protein yields MTVSEKTKNYVTPYAFTVSKELLGKRLASPHKRAVAITVDMLLVAVIATFNGLILVALLGSLALIQGFKALIYRNRVGQAIALLSTSACCLMILGVSLYSGNSFKFDSDQVVVPQIAEFDASVPAEVGEESLPNPSEASSVTDQDTDELNKNESEPPSVVAWLHGLVSDLGLSFGWAAFYFTVFVAWMDGQTPGKKLVGTKIIRIDGKPLSLWDSFGRYGGYGAGFATGLLGFLQVYWDQNRQAIQDKIAETMVVDLRKPCIEVGRSNPPLGNDGVNA; encoded by the coding sequence ATGACGGTATCAGAAAAAACTAAAAATTACGTTACCCCTTATGCGTTTACCGTGTCGAAAGAGCTACTGGGAAAACGTCTAGCCAGCCCCCATAAACGCGCTGTCGCGATCACGGTGGACATGTTGCTGGTTGCGGTAATTGCGACATTCAACGGCCTAATTTTGGTCGCATTATTGGGCTCTCTCGCATTGATTCAAGGCTTTAAAGCGCTGATTTACCGTAACCGAGTCGGCCAAGCCATCGCTTTGTTAAGCACTAGTGCATGCTGCCTGATGATACTTGGCGTTAGCCTCTATAGCGGCAACTCGTTTAAGTTTGACAGTGACCAAGTGGTCGTTCCGCAGATCGCTGAGTTTGACGCTTCAGTACCGGCTGAAGTTGGCGAGGAGTCCTTACCTAACCCAAGTGAGGCCTCTTCTGTTACGGACCAAGATACAGACGAGCTGAACAAGAATGAGTCTGAACCTCCCAGTGTGGTGGCTTGGCTGCATGGCTTAGTATCAGACCTTGGCTTAAGTTTTGGCTGGGCAGCGTTTTATTTTACGGTCTTCGTTGCTTGGATGGATGGCCAAACACCGGGTAAAAAACTGGTTGGTACAAAAATTATTCGTATCGATGGTAAGCCGTTAAGTTTATGGGACAGCTTCGGTCGTTACGGTGGATACGGAGCTGGCTTCGCGACCGGTCTACTCGGTTTTCTCCAAGTGTATTGGGATCAAAATAGACAGGCGATTCAAGACAAAATTGCTGAGACCATGGTCGTCGATCTGCGTAAACCATGCATTGAGGTTGGTCGGTCAAATCCCCCATTGGGTAATGACGGAGTCAACGCCTAA
- the sseA gene encoding 3-mercaptopyruvate sulfurtransferase → MPNTSQLCSVDELSDRLNDPTLRVLDGSWYLPSAQRNTIAEYQQQHIPGAQFFDIDMVSDTQSELPHMLPSADIFSTHVGNLGISNRHEVVVYDTAGLFSAARVWWMFKVFGHQRVRVLNGGMPAWIAHGGAISAAQVQLQAEVYESSEPAGLVVNHADLLANCHTADYTVLDARSAARFAGRAPEPRAGLPSGHIPGSKSLPFDQLLLDGQLRSAAELGALFESLQDQPEPKFITSCGSGVTAAIISLALFEAGYGLQRLYDGAWAEWASLPESPIEVA, encoded by the coding sequence ATGCCAAATACGAGTCAACTTTGTAGTGTCGATGAGCTAAGTGATCGACTTAATGATCCGACGCTGAGAGTGTTGGACGGATCTTGGTACCTGCCATCGGCGCAACGCAATACGATTGCAGAATACCAACAACAGCATATACCGGGGGCGCAATTTTTTGATATTGATATGGTCTCCGACACGCAGTCTGAGTTGCCACATATGCTGCCAAGCGCTGACATCTTCTCGACGCATGTCGGGAACTTAGGCATCAGCAATCGGCATGAGGTGGTGGTTTATGATACCGCCGGTTTGTTTTCGGCGGCTAGGGTATGGTGGATGTTTAAAGTATTTGGACACCAACGAGTTCGAGTTTTAAATGGTGGGATGCCAGCTTGGATTGCTCATGGCGGCGCGATAAGCGCTGCGCAAGTTCAGCTACAAGCCGAAGTATATGAGTCATCGGAACCCGCGGGGTTGGTGGTTAATCATGCCGATTTATTAGCGAATTGCCACACCGCTGACTATACCGTGCTCGACGCTCGCTCAGCTGCTCGTTTTGCTGGCCGAGCGCCAGAGCCTCGAGCCGGTTTGCCGTCTGGACATATACCCGGTTCGAAATCGCTGCCGTTTGATCAGTTGTTGCTCGATGGTCAACTTCGTTCAGCTGCAGAGTTGGGGGCCTTATTCGAGAGTTTGCAGGATCAGCCCGAACCGAAATTTATTACCTCATGTGGTTCTGGAGTAACCGCGGCAATCATTAGTTTGGCATTGTTCGAAGCGGGTTACGGTTTGCAGCGTTTATATGATGGTGCTTGGGCGGAATGGGCATCATTGCCTGAGAGTCCCATCGAGGTCGCGTAG
- a CDS encoding cytochrome P450, which produces MTAALKTIPGEKGLPVIGHTMRFIRNCNNLFDEMHEKYGPIYYNHYLATKAVHIMSPEGNEFVLLDRDKNFSSRKAWNRSLKHLFPNGLMLRDGDEHRHHRRLMGAPFKASALERYVDDMNPDIASTVAGWGLQKDFRFYVAIKKLTLNLAASTFIGQSLSRESERVNRAFVDMVEASMVLVRYPMLGNRYQRGLEGRAYLVDYFGSRIAAKKDSDDTDMFAEICRAEGDDGSSFSNQDIIDHIIFLMMAAHDTTTSSLSSVCYALAKNPEWQDRIRSDIEALGSSTLDYSQMAEFETAELVFKEALRMYPPLPTIPRLAIKACEFNGFQIDKGDQVFVSPYFTHRLPAIWTEPNKFDPQRFSKERAEDRIHKHAWIPFGGGAHKCLGLRFADFQVKLVLFHLLKNYQISVKPGYEMPYQPAPIGKPIDLLPLTLTPIIKT; this is translated from the coding sequence ATGACTGCTGCACTCAAGACGATCCCAGGAGAAAAAGGTCTTCCAGTAATTGGGCACACCATGAGATTCATTCGTAACTGCAATAACTTGTTCGATGAAATGCATGAAAAATACGGCCCAATATATTACAACCATTACCTAGCAACCAAGGCAGTACATATCATGAGCCCTGAAGGCAATGAGTTTGTATTGCTGGATAGAGATAAAAACTTCTCGAGTCGCAAAGCGTGGAATCGCTCGTTAAAGCATTTATTCCCAAATGGGTTAATGCTGCGCGATGGCGATGAACACCGACACCACCGCCGGTTAATGGGAGCGCCATTTAAAGCCAGCGCACTGGAACGCTATGTCGACGATATGAACCCAGATATTGCCAGCACCGTGGCGGGTTGGGGACTACAGAAAGACTTTCGCTTCTATGTAGCGATCAAAAAGTTGACCCTTAACTTGGCGGCCAGCACTTTTATTGGTCAATCATTGAGCCGCGAGTCGGAACGAGTCAATCGAGCGTTTGTGGATATGGTAGAAGCATCAATGGTGTTAGTTAGATACCCAATGCTTGGCAACCGATATCAACGAGGGTTAGAGGGACGCGCCTATTTAGTAGACTACTTTGGTTCACGGATAGCCGCTAAAAAGGACTCTGATGACACCGACATGTTCGCCGAAATTTGTCGCGCCGAAGGCGATGACGGCAGTAGCTTTAGCAATCAAGACATCATTGACCACATTATTTTTCTGATGATGGCAGCGCATGACACGACCACCAGCTCATTGTCCAGCGTGTGTTACGCACTGGCGAAAAATCCTGAGTGGCAAGACCGGATTCGCTCCGACATCGAAGCTCTCGGCTCAAGCACGCTAGATTATTCACAAATGGCCGAATTTGAAACCGCCGAGTTAGTTTTTAAAGAAGCGCTGCGGATGTACCCCCCACTACCAACCATCCCTCGTTTGGCAATTAAAGCATGCGAGTTTAATGGTTTCCAAATAGACAAAGGCGACCAAGTATTTGTCAGCCCGTATTTTACCCACCGCTTACCAGCGATATGGACTGAACCCAATAAATTTGATCCACAACGCTTCTCGAAGGAGCGCGCCGAAGATCGCATCCATAAACACGCGTGGATTCCATTCGGTGGCGGAGCACATAAATGTTTAGGTTTACGGTTCGCCGATTTTCAAGTGAAGTTGGTGCTATTTCATTTACTTAAAAACTACCAAATCAGCGTTAAGCCTGGCTATGAAATGCCTTACCAACCAGCTCCGATTGGTAAGCCGATCGACTTACTGCCGTTGACCTTAACCCCCATTATTAAAACGTAG
- a CDS encoding DUF938 domain-containing protein, whose translation MTILLPFSAACERNKDAILDVISSVLDEVDHVLEIGTGTAQHALHFAQAKPHLEWQTSDCDAYLDGIRAQLLNAKVENIRLPLGLNVNQTVWVEAGLRFPLIYTANTLHIMAWTEVEALFAGLPTVSADGAYFIVYGPFKYHGRFTSESNAQFDQSLRGRGQGSGIRDVEAVVGLADQAGFGLLRDVSMPANNQCLVFRRRADA comes from the coding sequence GTGACTATCCTACTCCCTTTCTCGGCGGCCTGCGAACGCAACAAAGACGCTATTTTGGACGTTATTTCAAGCGTGCTAGATGAAGTCGACCATGTGCTTGAAATTGGTACCGGCACCGCCCAACACGCACTCCATTTTGCTCAAGCTAAACCGCACCTCGAATGGCAAACAAGCGACTGTGACGCCTATTTAGATGGTATTCGAGCGCAATTGCTTAACGCTAAGGTGGAGAATATCCGCCTACCGCTGGGGTTAAATGTTAATCAAACAGTGTGGGTAGAGGCTGGCCTTCGTTTTCCGTTAATTTATACCGCGAATACCTTGCACATTATGGCCTGGACGGAGGTTGAAGCGTTATTTGCTGGCTTGCCGACGGTGTCTGCTGACGGTGCGTACTTTATTGTTTATGGCCCGTTCAAATACCATGGGCGTTTTACCAGTGAGAGCAATGCTCAGTTTGATCAAAGTCTGCGCGGGCGCGGGCAGGGTAGCGGTATTAGAGACGTTGAGGCGGTAGTGGGCTTAGCTGATCAAGCTGGATTTGGCTTGTTGCGAGATGTGAGTATGCCGGCTAATAATCAATGTCTAGTGTTTCGCCGACGAGCGGATGCGTAG
- a CDS encoding PDZ domain-containing protein encodes MSTIIFSTMLLLTLSLASIGVSYAGETGGKSQKEREKALESKFWDEKNHTEELKYEISFLAKKLLDMSGEETITVSQEPIRKPFLGICSEVRPGGVELTCVTPGHNAKLAGLQTGDIVAELNGANLVSSKTSEVKERFYQELKVMKAGQVMAFKIYRGSEELDIDVTVGEINQPGYTMTIRRK; translated from the coding sequence ATGAGTACAATAATTTTTTCTACAATGCTGCTGCTAACGTTATCGCTTGCGTCAATCGGTGTGAGTTATGCGGGCGAGACTGGTGGTAAAAGTCAAAAAGAGCGAGAAAAAGCGCTAGAGTCTAAATTTTGGGATGAAAAGAACCATACCGAAGAGCTTAAATACGAAATCAGTTTTCTCGCCAAAAAATTGCTTGATATGAGTGGTGAAGAAACCATTACGGTGAGCCAGGAACCGATCCGTAAACCGTTCTTGGGGATTTGTTCTGAGGTGCGCCCTGGTGGTGTCGAATTAACCTGTGTGACACCGGGTCACAACGCTAAGTTGGCAGGGTTGCAAACCGGCGATATAGTTGCTGAGTTAAATGGGGCTAACCTTGTTTCGTCAAAAACATCAGAGGTTAAAGAAAGATTTTACCAAGAGCTGAAGGTGATGAAAGCTGGCCAGGTAATGGCGTTCAAAATATATCGTGGCTCGGAAGAATTAGATATTGACGTGACTGTCGGTGAGATTAATCAGCCTGGCTACACCATGACAATTCGGCGCAAATAA
- a CDS encoding GFA family protein, translated as MSEKFTAHGKCLCGAVTFTAAAVVKEIGACHCSMCRTWSGGPFLGLDCGTQVTFIGDVSSFSSSDWAERGFCPHCGTHLFYKLIGNQTFIMPVGLFDAQTDLVFDHQIFIDEKPSYYSFKQTTPTMTGAEVFAALAPKE; from the coding sequence ATGTCTGAAAAATTTACTGCACACGGGAAATGCCTTTGTGGCGCCGTGACATTCACTGCGGCCGCTGTGGTAAAAGAAATTGGCGCATGTCACTGCAGTATGTGCCGCACTTGGTCCGGCGGACCGTTTCTAGGCCTAGACTGCGGAACACAAGTCACTTTCATCGGGGACGTATCCAGTTTTTCGTCTTCAGACTGGGCTGAGCGAGGGTTCTGCCCACACTGCGGCACACACTTATTTTATAAGCTAATCGGCAACCAGACATTCATCATGCCGGTTGGCCTATTTGATGCACAAACGGACCTGGTCTTTGACCATCAAATATTTATTGACGAAAAACCATCGTATTACAGCTTCAAACAAACAACACCGACGATGACCGGCGCCGAGGTTTTCGCCGCTCTTGCGCCAAAAGAATAA
- a CDS encoding class I SAM-dependent methyltransferase — protein MTEFAFKQLQSELSARVPYAALSTDSLPQVPELVLSLLAADYPQHKLTGTQAQALMDEPPYWAFCWASGQVLARYLLDRPELAKNKLIVDFGCGSGVAGIAAALAGAEHVLMVDSDPIALAAARYNAKLNGVSVECYPSLDAFDQNTAAATVLISDVFYDRDNLLLLDRFLADFGQVIVADSRITKNLLHGVAEVATYQSHTVPDLAESAQFNLVRVYQSA, from the coding sequence ATGACAGAATTCGCGTTTAAACAGTTGCAAAGCGAGTTGTCTGCTCGGGTTCCTTATGCTGCGTTGTCGACCGATAGTTTGCCACAAGTGCCGGAGCTGGTGTTGAGTTTACTCGCTGCTGACTACCCGCAACATAAATTGACTGGGACACAAGCGCAGGCATTGATGGACGAACCGCCGTATTGGGCGTTCTGCTGGGCCAGTGGTCAAGTGCTCGCGCGCTACTTATTGGACCGTCCAGAATTGGCCAAAAATAAGTTGATAGTAGATTTTGGCTGTGGATCAGGTGTGGCCGGAATCGCTGCCGCATTGGCTGGCGCAGAGCATGTGCTCATGGTTGACTCCGACCCAATAGCATTAGCCGCTGCTCGCTATAACGCTAAACTAAATGGAGTTAGTGTGGAGTGTTATCCAAGCTTGGACGCGTTTGATCAAAATACCGCCGCCGCGACGGTGCTTATTTCTGATGTGTTTTACGATCGTGATAACTTGCTGCTACTCGACCGATTCTTGGCTGATTTTGGACAGGTGATCGTAGCCGACTCGCGCATTACTAAAAACTTATTGCATGGAGTTGCTGAGGTGGCGACTTATCAGAGTCATACCGTGCCGGATTTAGCAGAGTCGGCTCAATTCAATTTGGTAAGAGTTTACCAATCTGCCTAA
- a CDS encoding AraC family transcriptional regulator, with the protein MSETIFNIHDVILLMTAFLCLLFALLLLTLKSSKRTSNIFLSLFLIQQAAIPLDILISFGEEFRSVALNYSPNLFYFFSYGYWLEAPLLLWYVRSIIYKNYSLRATDLVLLVPFLAYLTHQWIYFYSVGSVDRVAELQTYQLQTTEEYIHWITLLREMFRVALGVVCLIELQRYRRHLRTNVYSADHDELAWLTILVTSFTLLRAWSMIVVSLMILSVLFGVTVNFGAAGLLGNYTAFLLVSLLIFYSLGHAHVHEGIDRDVDIAEPKPIAPEHRQNVLDYIEAHKPYTNTILTIDRLADQIGLPTRTLSNVINRQFNCNFYEFINGYRVNEATHLLSNHPEKTILEVMALAGFNSKATFNTFFKKKTGQTPSEFRANANKPKTLDKG; encoded by the coding sequence TTGAGCGAAACCATTTTCAATATCCATGACGTCATTTTACTGATGACGGCTTTCTTGTGCCTACTGTTTGCGTTATTGCTGCTCACCCTTAAAAGCAGCAAGCGCACTTCAAACATATTTTTATCACTGTTTCTGATACAACAAGCGGCAATCCCACTAGATATTTTAATTAGTTTCGGTGAAGAATTTAGATCGGTAGCACTGAATTACTCGCCCAATTTGTTCTATTTCTTCAGTTATGGTTATTGGTTAGAGGCACCATTGCTGCTTTGGTATGTAAGGTCGATTATCTATAAAAATTACAGCTTGCGCGCAACCGACCTAGTCCTGCTGGTGCCGTTTTTAGCCTACTTAACCCATCAATGGATCTACTTTTACAGCGTCGGCAGTGTAGATCGAGTTGCCGAACTACAGACCTATCAATTACAGACCACAGAAGAATATATTCACTGGATTACGCTATTAAGAGAAATGTTCCGAGTGGCGCTGGGCGTCGTCTGTTTAATTGAACTACAACGTTATCGTCGCCATCTGAGAACCAATGTGTATAGCGCCGATCATGACGAACTGGCATGGCTAACGATATTAGTGACCAGCTTCACCTTGCTCCGCGCATGGTCAATGATTGTTGTGTCATTGATGATTTTGAGCGTGTTGTTTGGTGTCACAGTAAACTTTGGGGCGGCTGGCCTACTTGGCAACTACACAGCATTTTTACTGGTCAGCCTACTAATATTTTATAGCTTGGGCCACGCGCATGTACATGAAGGAATTGACCGCGATGTCGACATAGCCGAGCCCAAACCGATCGCTCCCGAACATCGACAAAATGTGCTGGACTATATTGAAGCGCATAAACCCTACACCAACACCATCTTAACCATTGATCGGCTTGCCGACCAAATTGGCCTGCCAACACGCACACTATCGAACGTAATTAATCGCCAGTTCAATTGTAATTTCTACGAATTCATTAACGGCTACCGAGTAAACGAAGCCACGCACCTGCTCAGTAACCATCCCGAAAAAACCATTTTGGAAGTCATGGCACTAGCCGGATTTAACTCTAAGGCGACTTTTAATACATTTTTCAAAAAGAAGACCGGGCAGACACCGAGCGAATTCCGCGCCAACGCCAATAAGCCAAAAACACTCGATAAAGGATGA